In the genome of Epinephelus moara isolate mb chromosome 14, YSFRI_EMoa_1.0, whole genome shotgun sequence, the window GCTTTAAAAGACTTCATCAACATTTTGGGGAACGCActcatttcttttcttgtcGAGAGGTAGATGAGAAAATTGATATCACTCTCGTGTCTGTTAAGAAGCCtcgatcagtggttcccaactggtccgtCATACGTGTGTTTGGTAATGTCGTGAAgccagtttgctgtctctgttaagtagctgtctgttattcactcactctgcaacaggaaacggcacttcaaaataaaagcttatgctgcaaattcactgtactttaaaaataaagttaaaaaaaacttgacacattcatgAGTCActcattcagaatggacctgcgacccacttttggactgtgacccaccagttgggaaccactgacctagCCTATGGAGCTGGAGCTGGGAAGCtaggttagcctagcttagcattaagactggaagcagggtgAAACAGCTAGCTGTaacattgttattttatttttatttttttttaaataagattATCACCAAACATTTTTGGGATGTTTTTAGAGAACGTTACCCAACTTTTAAGAAGAACACTCTGGGAACTAAAAGAAAACTTCCCGCTGAAAATAACCCTGGAGCACTGCATTGTAACGTTCTCAGAACGTGTTGGGAACCACAAAATTCTGTCTGGGATATTATAACAATGGTtatcggggcgtcggtggcttagtggtagagcaggcgccccatgtacaaggtgaagggttcgagtccagcctgtggccccttgctgcatgtcatcccctctctctctcccccaaaCAACAGTTTCTTCAAACAGCACTTGGCCTGGTTCTGGTCTGGCAACATCACTATGACGACAAGATTCAGGAATGTCACTGTGCCAGGCTGTTGTGCACCAAgtgcatatttcccaaaatgttgaacattTCCTTTAAGCAAACAACACATTGTGTTAATGAGTgagttttaaagttttaacGTTGGAGAAAGCAGGCGAACTGTTTTACCTGTTTCCAGGATAAACTAATTGTTTCCTAGCTCCAGCTCCATGTGCATATTTTCCAAAACTGTTGAACTACTCCTTTAATAGTGCACAAACTGTAAGTCACAAGTACCTGGATGATTGGTGAGTATCTGCTCTGGTTCCTGAAGGACGGACAGAAGCACCACAGTGGAAACACTATGAAGGAGAACAGTACCTGCTCTGGACCGACTTCTGGACCCAGCAGAGTCAAACGGTGACTAATGTACCCAACAATCAGACACACCTCACAGTACAGTAACGCTGCAGTGAACACCAGGCTGCTCAGGTCAAAGGTTCAGCTGAGTGTCAGAGATGCTGATGTAGACTCACGAGCTTCGTCGTGTCGTTACACAAATCCAGTGAAGTGTGTGTTCAGAGTGTGTACTTGTCATCACCGTACAAAACTGTGTTAGAGATATGTCATCATGGTTGTTTGAACTTTTCCACTTGTGGCGTTACGTAATGCAGCAGGTGTGTGACTGATGCACCAGCACAATAACAGAGGCAGCAACACAGAAAATGAGTCATATTGAGTTCCTGAGCATGTGTCAGCTTCAACGCAGCTCTGATGAGTTTGTTAGAAAGTTTTCAGGGCAACTTTGAGTCGGAGCTGCATCAGTCACAAACACTCTGAAGGGAAACGTCTAGAAACACCACAAACTACAACTTTAAAGTTTCactctgcaggattttcctaaaaaacaatgtgtagtcTCGCACAGAGGTCACGTCTGTCTCAATCATCATGTATGACTCACTCTCAGTGTGGCTGCtctctgcctggattttctttttgctttttattttccatgtCCGGGACGTTTATTGGCGTGttcccccacagcgctcaggtgaggtcagggctttatggaaaggtagcgaccaggcaCCAGACTGAAGGCGGCAGGCCTCCAAGTAGTCATGCGTGGCCTGACTTCACAGCGCTGTGTCTGtgcttgagaaaggtctggtgtcACCATATTATCATTCTGCTACAGGAGGGAAAATGCTCTGGCTTGTTTTTGATTCACGATTGTCCTGGGCGGAGCTAAGTGCAGGATGCAGTGCCCttgcaaaatacacacacagtgacagggcaaagtgttagcatcacatggctaacgttACGTTTTTAAGGGGTTGAACGACAGAGTTTCAGTGTCGATGTGTTcgcgctgctgctgtgttagctcatgcaaACCAGGCAGATGCTCCGGAACAGCGGCaaaagaaagtttgctgattcaGTGGGGAGTTGAGGCGGGCTGAGATCAAACCCCTGGCACAAAAAGTATCGTATTCAGATCTCATTTGACTGCACACATTTCAAAAGTGTGGCAACTCCGACTGACTGTGTCTTGAAACAGATCAACATCAGGCATGAGACGGAGTCTGGGCTTCTCTGAGGTGCGTTCACGAGTTGTCTGATTCACTGTACATCTTCACAATAATTTTCCaaaagaacaaagcaggcaTGCCTTATTTCATGACCCAAAATTGGTCAAAACGTGCAATTTTCAGTGCGGAAGTTGACAGCtcagaggttgttgttgtttaccgTGGCACAGGGGATTTAAAATAATGTAGATAGTGGAAGGAAGTGAGAATGCGAGGCGAAATAGTCAGCAGGTGGCAgacttaaggctcatttattctCTCTTTACATATGAAAACACATTGTAAGACTtcatacttccatgtgtcctttatgttggcaccgatacagccaatagatggcactaggaggcggagtcaaaagtttcagacAACAAACGAGGCGACAGTAGTGGAGGTCGTAATATTATACCGTTAAAcggaggcagcgttgtagacgGTCTGTGAGGCCATATAACGTTTCATCTCAACATGTGGACGGAGAATCCCCACGATATctggtgctgctgctctgtttcatctgTATCTGCAAGCTTCCAGGaaacgtgcacaaatatggatgaaatgaatgcagaatacggacagaaggctccgtccgccTCCATCTCAACGTTGAGTATAAATAAGGCCTGGGAGCCACAGTCTGCGTCCGGGgagacacactaacatccttGAGACAAAGTGctgaaaaaactcaaatacagtGAGGTGACACACCAAGGGAAAATGAATCTGGGGCGTTTACTGTCACTTTCAATGGCGAGTGTGTTAACAAACtgtaaccaacaatcctgcgTGTTGACCTTTAAGGAATGACCCCTTTGTTGAATCAGCACCTCTGAGATTATtatcaaaaacactgaaattgtAGTTTACTGTGGAGCTGTTGTCTCAGGTATTTTATCTCAACATGTTTATCGCGATGCTGCTAACTTGTGACCATCCTCGTGCAGCACCTGATCTGCCGCTCTGCAGCTGTGTACACTGAGCACCTCACGCGCTGCAGCATGATCACATGTAGTGACACGGATGACTTCCCCTGTCACACGGGACACCCCTACATAGGACTTTTTAGTTGAAGCCGTGCATACGACGCTGTCTCAGACACATATTTGAGTGAGACTGTTTACAGTACTGTCTGTGCTCTTCCCTTCCGCATTCGTCCTAATGTTTGCTGGGATTATAGCACCACAAACTTGCAGTCACGTCTTTGCTGTGAGGACTGCCAAGTCTCTGCCGTCCACTTGGCAGTATAGACACATTGTGCTGTAGTGAATCTGCAGTACTGAAAGTCTATACGGAGCTGCGTCTCTTAAACATCCTGAACGGGGAGAGAATGTGTAGGCCCGTTGTTATGGAGCTTATGCTTGAACACTGACGTGGACTGCAAACGCAGCCTGTTGATCCAGGCTCCATGTAGTGAGAACAGTTACTGTTCTGCTGCATGTAGGCATCAGAGAACGTCAGCTCTTGAGGGATCATGTTGGGGATGGAGCCCTGCTCCTTCTCCTTGCTCCTGTACCACAGGCAGGAGCATATAGTCTGGAAGTGCAGCACCTCCGTGTAGACACCTTTTAAATCCTTCCCCTTTGTTGGGTCGTCGGCTACAGGCGTGGAAGAGGCCGAGGCTGACACCGGCAGAAGACGAGCCACCTCTCCTCTGGGCTTACTGATGGACATCAGGGCCCTCTGCTTGGCGTCCCTGCGCTCGTCCTCGGTGTTCATGGTCAGGAAGCGAAGCACCACCAGGTTCAGGAACGCTCCGATCACCGTCAGCCCCATCAGGATGTAGACGAAGCAGAAAGCCACGTACCGAGGGTCGTTCTGCAGCGCGTCGTCCCTCTGCAGAGCCACGTAGTCTCCGAACCCGATGGTGGTGAGCGTGATGAAGCAGTAGTAGAAGGCATGGAGGAAGCTCCATCCCTCGCAGTGGGAGAACGCCACGGCCCCCACGCACAGGGTGCTCATGCAGGAGAAGAAGCCCACTGTCACCATGTTTGCCATGGAGACCTCAGTGTGACGCATTCCCAGGCACTTCTTGGCTTGGTGCAGCAGGTACCTGACGAACGTGTTGATCCGCTCACCCAGGCTCTGGAACATGACCAGCGTGAGCGGGATCCCCAGGAGGGCGTAGAACATGCAGAACACTTTCCCTGAGTCGGTGCTGGGCGCTGCATGGCCGTAACCTGAAGGAGAAGACATCACAGAGTTCAGACAGCGTGTCCGTGTTTTTATATGTTGTCTGAGAAGCTGTGATGTGGAGAGGCCGCCTGACATCAAACTCTGATAATAGAATGATTATTTCAAAGTTGTTGTTTGAGTTAAAtccacaggacacaaacacacactcccactaAATCCATTTTACAATTACACAAATTACACCTGGTGTTTTTTTAGAGg includes:
- the kcnk3b gene encoding potassium channel subfamily K member 3, with the translated sequence MKRQNARTLALIISILTYLVVGAAVFETLESKQEKSHKRKLDARKYELMRKYNLTKENFEELEHVVLQLKPHKAGVQWKFAGSFYFAITVITTIGYGHAAPSTDSGKVFCMFYALLGIPLTLVMFQSLGERINTFVRYLLHQAKKCLGMRHTEVSMANMVTVGFFSCMSTLCVGAVAFSHCEGWSFLHAFYYCFITLTTIGFGDYVALQRDDALQNDPRYVAFCFVYILMGLTVIGAFLNLVVLRFLTMNTEDERRDAKQRALMSISKPRGEVARLLPVSASASSTPVADDPTKGKDLKGVYTEVLHFQTICSCLWYRSKEKEQGSIPNMIPQELTFSDAYMQQNSNCSHYMEPGSTGCVCSPRQCSSISSITTGLHILSPFRMFKRRSSV